The Impatiens glandulifera chromosome 3, dImpGla2.1, whole genome shotgun sequence genome contains a region encoding:
- the LOC124932382 gene encoding putative ABC1 protein At2g40090 encodes MAARFLRRSVGKLAIASAAIGGGIGAAAIASSDDPITTLKLCSTVPLRLARLSSTAAAIAFDYEYSLWGLQEDSTERAKVKHEVHLRGARRIEELCFKNKGIYIKLGQHISQLEYLVPQEYVKIMRQSLLNKCPASSYDDVCEVVKKELGGAPEEIFKEFNTVPIASGSLAQVHEARTQDGEKVAVKVQHAHMTDTAVADYATVELLVNFLHRLFPSFDYRWLVEEVHEILPKELDFLVEAKNSVKCMDNFRKLSPHFADYIYAPRVYWNLSSRKLLTMEFMDCAQVNDVKRIQQLGIHPIDVVKLVSQAFAEMIFKHGFVHCDPHAANLFIRPLPSSRRNILGRRKPQLVLIDHGLYKELDVPTRTSYAALWKSLVFADGKGIKENSAKLGAGEDLYALFAGVLTFRPWDKVIDTAVDHLALQGNESDHDELQMYASQYFYQISELLSRLPRVILLMLKTNDCLRAVNGALVKGSSLETFLIIGRTSAEAVIEIKLKHSKSFLSRISIWVEEFALELRLFAMHMALWLLRFRRCLSM; translated from the exons ATGGCTGCGAGATTCCTTCGCCGATCTGTCGGGAAACTGGCGATTGCTTCCGCCGCCATTGGAGGCGGAATTGGCGCGGCCGCAATTGCGTCTTCCGATGACCCCATCACCACATTGAAGCTCTGTTCCACGGTTCCCCTTCGCCTGGCCCGTCTCTCCTCCACTGCTGCCGCCATTGCCTTCG ATTATGAATATTCACTGTGGGGACTGCAAGAGGATAGTACTGAGAGAGCGAAGGTTAAGCATGAAGTCCATCTAAGGGGAGCCCGCAGAATTGAGGAGTTATGTTTTAAAAACAAAGGCATATATATCAAGCTTGGACAACATATTAGTCAGTTG GAGTACCTGGTACCTCAAGAGTATGTAAAAATAATGAGGCAGTCTTTGTTGAATAAATGTCCAGCTTCTTCCTATGATGATGTTTGTGAAGTTGTGAAGAAAGAACTTGGAGGTGCCCCAGAAGAG ATTTTTAAGGAGTTTAATACTGTTCCAATTGCAAGTGGTTCCCTTGCGCAAGTACACGAGGCTCGTACTCAAGATGGAGAAAAAGTTGCTGTCAAG GTTCAACATGCTCACATGACAGATACTGCAGTTGCAGATTATGCAACTGTTGAACTTCTTGTGAATTTCTTGCATAGGCTTTTCCCTTCATTTGATTACAG GTGGTTGGTTGAGGAAGTGCATGAAATTCTACCCAAG GAACTAGATTTTTTGGTTGAGGCCAAGAACAGTGTAAAATGTATGGATAACTTTCGGAAGTTATCTCCTCATTTTGCAGACTATATTTATGCCCCAAGAGTGTACTGGAATTTAAGCAGCAGGAAGTTGTTGACCATGGAGTTCATGGATTGTGCTCAAGTAAATGATGTTAAGAGAATTCAACAACTTGGAATTCATCCAATTGACGTAGTAAAGCTT GTTAGTCAAGCTTTTGctgaaatgatatttaaacaCGGGTTCGTGCATTGTGACCCACATGCAGCTAATTTATTTATCCGTCCACTGCCCTCTAGCAGGAGAAACATTCTAG GTAGAAGAAAACCACAGTTGGTACTTATAGACCATGGACTGTACAAGGAACTCGATGTCCCAACCCGTACCTCTTATGCTGCGCTCTGGAAG TCACTTGTATTTGCTGATGGCAAGGGAATCAAGGAAAATAGTGCAAAACTGGGGGCAGGTGAAGACTTGTATGCATTATTTGCAGGAGTTCTTACATTCAGACCATGGGATAAGGTGATCGATACAGCTGTTGATCATCTTGCCTTACAGGGTAATGAGAGTGATCATGATGAACTCCAG ATGTATGCCTCTCagtatttctatcaaatttcaGAGCTTTTAAGCAGGCTGCCTCGGGTAATCTTGTTAATGTTGAAGACAAATGACTGCTTACGTGCAGTTAATGGCGCACTG GTGAAGGGTTCTTCCCTTGAAACGTTTCTGATAATTGGGAGAACCTCTGCTGAAGCAGTGATTGAGATCAAGTTGAAACATAGCAAATCTTTCTTAAGTCGAATAAGCATCTGGGTCGAAGAATTTGCCTTGGAATTGCGATTGTTTGCAATGCATATGGCTTTGTGGCTTCTACGGTTCAGGAGATGTTTGTCTATGTGA
- the LOC124930648 gene encoding cytochrome P450 90A1-like has protein sequence MDTLFFSLLLLFPSLSLLLFFIHSSRFTQRSRRLPPGNSGLPLIGETLQLIAAYKTENPEPFIDQRVARFGTIFTTHIFGERTVFSADPETNRFIVQNEGRLFESSYPGSISNLLGKHSLLLMRGNLHKRMHSLTMSFANSSILRDHLLLDIDRLVRLNLDSWTGRVLLMEEAKKITFELTVKQLMSFDPCEWTEKLRKEYMLVIEGFFSIPLPLLSPTYRRAIKARGKVVKALRLVVRERRREVIMKKDMLAALLEEDGGGGGGGGGGLSEEEIVDFMLALLVAGYETTSTIMTLAVKFLTETPLALAQLKEEHEAILKAKKVGSESEAVEWDHYNKSMPFTQCVVNETLRVANIISGVFRRTIADVNVKGYTIPKGWKVFVSFRAVHMDQQHFKDARTFNPWRWQDQNMITNMSGLGANNNNTYAPFGGGPRRCPGSDLARAEISVFLHHLVTRFSWVPAEDDKLVFFPTTRTQKRYPIIVKRIQRHSSS, from the exons ATGGATACTCtgtttttctctcttcttctacTCTTCCCATCACTCTCTCTCCTcctattcttcatccactcttccCGTTTTACTCAAAGGAGCCGTCGCCTTCCGCCAGGTAACTCCGGCCTTCCACTAATCGGCGAGACCCTTCAATTAATCGCCGCCTACAAGACTGAAAACCCGGAACCCTTCATAGACCAACGGGTAGCCCGATTCGGCACAATTTTCACCACCCACATCTTCGGCGAACGGACGGTCTTCTCAGCCGATCCGGAAACCAACCGGTTCATCGTTCAGAACGAGGGCCGGCTGTTCGAGTCGAGCTATCCCGGTTCAATCTCGAACCTTCTTGGAAAACACTCTCTTCTTCTTATGAGAGGAAATCTCCATAAGAGAATGCATTCTCTCACTATGAGCTTCGCTAATTCTTCCATTTTAAGAGACCATCTTCTGCTCGACATAGACCGCCTCGTCCGTCTCAACCTCGATTCTTGGACCGGCCGTGTCCTGTTAATGGAAGAGGCCAAGAAG ATAACTTTTGAGTTGACAGTGAAGCAGCTAATGAGTTttgatccatgtgaatggacgGAGAAATTGAGGAAAGAGTACATGCTTGTTATTGAAGGATTTTTTTCCAtccctcttcctcttctttccCCAACTTACCGTAGAGCCATCAaa GCGAGAGGGAAGGTGGTGAAGGCATTGAGGCTGGTTgtgagagagagaaggagagagGTTATCATGAAGAAGGACATGCTGGCGGCTTTGTTGGAGGAGGACGGCGGTGGTGGTGGCGGCGGCGGTGGAGGGTTGTCTGAGGAGGAGATAGTTGATTTCATGTTGGCTTTGTTGGTGGCTGGATATGAGACCACTTCTACAATCATGACACTAGCCGTCAAGTTTCTTACTGAGACCCCTCTCGCTTTGGCCCAGCTAAAG GAAGAGCATGAAGCAATATTAAAAGCAAAGAAAGTTGGATCGGAATCAGAAGCTGTGGAATGGGATCATTATAACAAATCAATGCCCTTCACCCAATGT GTTGTGAATGAGACATTGAGAGTTGCCAACATTATAAGCGGGGTATTTAGGCGAACAATAGCTGATGTGAATGTTAAGGGTTACACGATCCCAAAAGGATGGAAGGTTTTTGTTTCGTTTAGGGCAGTTCATATGGACCAACAACATTTCAAGGACGCTCGAACTTTCAATCCTTGGAGATGGCAGGAtcaa AACATGATCACTAACATGTCGGGATTAGGCGCCAACAACAACAATACTTATGCGCCATTTGGGGGAGGGCCAAGGCGGTGCCCAGGTTCTGATCTTGCTAGGGCTGAGATATCCGTCTTTCTTCATCATCTCGTCACTCGATTCAG TTGGGTTCCTGCTGAGGATGACAAGCTAGTGTTCTTCCCCACTACCAGGACGCAGAAACGATATCCCATCATTGTCAAACGCATACAACGCCATTCTTCTTcttaa
- the LOC124932160 gene encoding probable serine/threonine-protein kinase dyrk2 isoform X2 has translation MTSEVENGIQNNTLYPSADIQSTERNHHFKKNWPFNVSSMDDLKEYQFLDDFKIDHHHERSSEKEDDSLYRCSAPLCACCAEPEGLFRGDLKEEDDEKHACCDSSVKNSTSESAKELKKSDESFGVQRPDNDSNTIGMGLYEPESATHLEEGTTEEELQIYDTNKEEYEIFNLRVIHRKNRTGFEENKELPIVMNSVIAGRYYVTEYLGSAAFSRVVQAQDLLTGVDVCLKIIKNDKDFFDQSLDEIKLLRFVNKHDPGDEYHILRLYDYFYFQEHLFIVCELLRANLYEFQKFNRESDGEPYFTMNRLQLIARQCLEALVYLHQLDIIHCDLKPENILIKSYRRCEIKVIDLGSSCFVTDNVCMYVQSRSYRAPEVILGLPYDQKIDIWSLGCILAELYSGEVLFPNEAVAMLLGRMIGVLGPIDPAMLVNEQETDKYFTKEFDLYHINEETNELEYVIPEESSLEDHLAISDAGFSEFLRDLLEMNPERRLTSKEALHHPWLSYQYS, from the exons ATGACTTCTGAGGTGGAGAATGGTATTCAGAATAACACGCTCTATCCTAGTGCTGATATTCAATCAACTGAAAGAAATCATCACTTTAAAAAGAATTGGCCTTTCAATGTTTCATCCATGGATGATTTAAAGGAGTACCAATTCTTAGATGATTTCAAGATAGATCATCATCATGAAAGAAGTTCAGAGAAAGAAGATGATTCCCTTTATCGCTGCTCGGCACCTCTTTGTGCCTGTTGTGCCGAACCAGAAGGATTATTTAGAGGTGATctgaaagaagaagatgatgaaaaaCACGCCTGTTGTGACTCCTCGGTGAAGAATTCCACATCTGAATCTGCAAAAGAGTTAAAGAAGAGTGATGAAAGCTTTGGGGTTCAAAGACCTGACAATGATTCAAATACCATTGGAATGGGCTTGTATGAACCCGAATCTGCTACCCATTTGGAGGAGGGTACTACAGAGGAGGAGCTTCAGATATATGATACAAATAAGGAGGAATATGAAATCTTCAATCTTAGAGTCATACACAGGAAAAACAG GACTGGATTTGAAGAAAATAAGGAGCTGCCAATTGTTATGAATAGTGTAATTGCGGGAAGATATTATGTGACAGAGTATTTGGGGTCAGCTGCTTTCAGCAGAGTTGTTCAGGCACAAGATCTACTTACAGGTGTGGATGTTTGCTTGAAGATCATTAAAAATGACAAGGACTTCTTCGATCAGAGCTTGGatgagataaaacttctacggTTTGTTAACAAGCACGATCCTGGGGATGAATACCATATATTACGGCTTTATGATTATTTCTACTTTCAG GAGCACCTTTTCATTGTTTGTGAATTACTTCGGGCAAACTTATATGAGTTCCAGAAATTCAATAGAGAATCTGACGGAGAACCTTATTTTACAATGAACAGGCTGCAG CTAATAGCTCGGCAATGTTTGGAGGCACTGGTATACTTACATCAATTGGATATTATTCACTGTGATCTTAAGCCAGAGAACATTTTGATTAAAAGTTATAGGAGGTGTGAGATAAAAGTGATCGACTTGGGAAGCAGTTGCTTTGTAACTGATAACGTGTGCATGTATGTACAATCACGCTCCTACAGGGCTCCTGAAGTCATACTAGGCCTTCCTTATGACCAAAAGATTGATATTTGGTCCCTTGGCTGCATATTGGCTGAGCTTTACTCTGGGGAA GTTCTGTTTCCTAATGAGGCAGTGGCAATGTTGCTAGGACGCATGATTGGAGTGCTCGGCCCTATTGATCCAGCGATGTTAGTGAATGAGCAAGAGACTGACAAATATTTCACAAAGGAGTTCGATTTGTATCACATAAATGAG GAAACAAACGAATTGGAATATGTAATCCCGGAAGAGAGTTCGTTGGAGGATCATCTGGCGATTTCTGATGCAGGGTTTAGTGAATTTTTGAGGGATCTTTTGGAAATGAATCCAGAAAGACGTTTGACATCAAAAGAGGCATTGCATCACCCTTGGCTATCTTATCAGTACTCTTGA
- the LOC124930695 gene encoding putative serine/threonine-protein kinase-like protein CCR3: MTTTAIAAAIIVLIGGFFFFFLPSQVNALGGTAPTIAVIFGENVSVCGVTTGPQSRGGIKCWRGGRVFDVFPGVSFDYIAGGRDVFCGIVSGGFSLLCFNSTFGPKRIYRNPSVLLQDLTIGDGQICALTNETRNARCWRGTGIPPTFTSESDGFLSLSSGLGFSCGVLMKSKRVVCMGRDKGLASSIENEFLNYSMLNIKAGGNFACGLNVTGFIVCGGRNESRQLNIPLHNSAVQYSSLALGNSHGCAIRNSNGSVVCWGNLENGEDPPPPPPNISFESIVAGFNFTCGLVTSNLSVICWGPGWPNLIHPAGIALPLPQILPGPCIQSNCSECGIYPQSQLLCHGYGNICKTCNLQIPLSPPAAAPPNSNPGGNPVPRWAPSKRLKIAMLIFAIVGSIGLASGFCALLYCLWTGACCGRKKIHNSVQPTIAGSNSKNGRTSNKLFSRSPPTTLLRQGSRIMRRQRSGPSSKHPDRAEEFSFRDLAAATDNFSPENRIGAGSFGVVYRGKLWDGREVAIKRGGETEEKAKKFQEKESAFESELAFLSRLHHKHLVGLVGYCDERDEMLLVYDYMKNRALYDHLHDKSNVEKDSSVLNTWKIRIKISLDAARGIEYLHDYAVPPIIHRDIKSSNILLDSNWTARVSDLGLSLLDPETEERECFPPAKAAGTIGYIDPEYYSLNLLTAKSDVYGLGVVMLELLTGKRAIFKKEGGEEYQPISLVDFAAPAIRSGDLWKIMDKRVGAPEGGNEAEAVELMAHIAAKCVSLEGKDRPTMGDIVANMERALGMLDDTSSSHGSISSGPLSMASDHHHYYL, encoded by the coding sequence ATGACGACGACGGCTATCGCCGCAGCGATTATCGTTCTCATTGGcggcttcttcttcttcttcttgcctAGTCAAGTAAATGCCCTTGGTGGCACCGCACCCACCATCGCCGTTATCTTTGGTGAAAACGTTTCAGTCTGCGGCGTTACAACTGGACCACAATCCAGGGGGGGAATCAAATGCTGGCGAGGAGGCCGTGTGTTTGATGTGTTTCCCGGCGTCTCCTTCGATTACATAGCCGGTGGTCGGGATGTCTTCTGTGGTATAGTCTCCGGGGGATTCAGCCTCCTCTGCTTTAACTCCACATTTGGTCCCAAAAGAATATACCGAAACCCATCGGTTCTCTTACAGGATCTCACAATCGGCGATGGACAAATTTGTGCTCTCACCAACGAAACCCGAAATGCCAGGTGCTGGCGAGGGACCGGAATTCCGCCCACGTTTACGTCTGAATCTGATGGGTTCCTTTCTTTATCATCTGGATTAGGATTTTCTTGCGGAGTTTTGATGAAATCCAAAAGGGTGGTTTGTATGGGTAGGGATAAAGGATTGGCTAGTTCAATCGAAAATGAATTCTTGAACTATTCAATGCTCAACATAAAAGCCGGAGGTAATTTCGCCTGCGGGTTGAATGTTACCGGTTTCATTGTCTGCGGAGGAAGAAATGAATCTAGGCAATTGAATATTCCTCTTCATAATTCAGCAGTTCAGTACTCATCTTTAGCCCTCGGCAACAGCCATGGATGCGCTATAAGAAACTCAAATGGGTCAGTAGTTTGTTGGGGGAATCTTGAAAATGGTGAAgaccctcctcctcctcctcccaaTATTTCTTTTGAATCGATAGTTGCGGGTTTTAATTTCACATGTGGATTAGTGACGAGCAATTTGTCAGTAATCTGCTGGGGACCCGGCTGGCCTAATCTTATTCATCCCGCCGGAATCGCTCTTCCACTGCCTCAGATTCTTCCAGGCCCTTGTATTCAGTCCAATTGTAGCGAATGCGGTATATATCCTCAATCTCAGTTACTTTGCCATGGTTATGGCAACATCTGCAAAACCTGTAACCTTCAAATTCCTCTTTCCCCGCCGGCGGCGGCTCCTCCAAATTCGAATCCCGGCGGTAACCCTGTCCCACGTTGGGCACCGTCCAAGCGTCTGAAAATTGCGATGTTGATTTTTGCAATTGTTGGATCAATTGGGTTAGCTTCAGGCTTTTGCGCTTTACTATACTGTCTATGGACCGGTGCTTGCTGTGGCCGTAAAAAGATTCACAATTCAGTTCAGCCTACGATTGCCGGATCAAATTCGAAAAACGGCCGGACTTCTAACAAGCTGTTCTCACGGTCGCCGCCGACGACCCTTCTGCGACAGGGATCGAGGATTATGAGACGACAGAGGAGCGGCCCATCGTCCAAGCACCCGGACAGAGCGGAGGAATTCTCATTCCGGGACTTGGCTGCCGCAACGGACAACTTCTCGCCGGAAAACAGAATCGGGGCGGGAAGCTTCGGGGTGGTATACCGGGGGAAATTATGGGACGGAAGAGAAGTCGCAATCAAGAGAGGAGGGGAAACAGAGGAAAAGGCAAAGAAGTTTCAGGAAAAAGAGAGTGCCTTCGAGTCAGAATTAGCGTTCTTATCGAGGCTTCATCACAAACACCTGGTGGGCCTTGTCGGGTATTGCGATGAGAGAGACGAAATGCTTTTGGTATATGATTACATGAAGAACAGAGCTCTTTACGACCATTTACACGACAAAAGCAACGTCGAGAAAGACAGCAGCGTACTGAATACGTGGAAAATAAGGATCAAGATCTCCCTAGACGCAGCCCGCGGAATCGAATACCTTCACGACTACGCAGTCCCGCCCATAATTCATCGCGACATAAAATCGTCTAATATCCTCCTGGATTCCAATTGGACTGCTAGAGTATCGGACTTGGGGTTGTCCCTGTTGGATCCGGAAACGGAGGAGCGAGAATGTTTCCCGCCTGCAAAGGCGGCGGGGACGATCGGATATATCGACCCGGAGTACTACAGCTTGAACTTGTTGACTGCAAAGAGCGACGTTTACGGGCTGGGGGTGGTGATGCTTGAACTGTTGACTGGAAAGAGGGCGATATTCAAGAAGGAGGGGGGCGAAGAATATCAACCGATTAGCTTGGTTGACTTTGCGGCACCGGCGATTAGGTCGGGAGATTTGTGGAAGATAATGGATAAGAGAGTGGGGGCGCCGGAAGGGGGGAATGAGGCGGAGGCGGTGGAGCTGATGGCGCATATAGCGGCTAAGTGCGTGAGTTTGGAGGGAAAAGATAGGCCGACGATGGGGGATATTGTGGCCAACATGGAGAGGGCATTGGGTATGTTGGATGATACTAGTTCTAGTCATGGGAGTATATCTAGTGGTCCATTATCCATGGCTTCAgatcatcatcattattatctttaa
- the LOC124932355 gene encoding CTD nuclear envelope phosphatase 1 homolog — protein sequence MVELTQTEVYAPKSLQVWRGLLNWLSFFFQIFLQIVRGAPSVAQVFSYIGLGHSNLLSSSTPSFKPLPVVELEEVHETGIETPAASTLHITSERVNDDRPVDRLTVVLDLDETLVCAYETSSLPSIIRTQAIESGLKWFEIECVSSDKECDGKPKINYVTVFERPGLREFLRQLNEFADLVLFTAGLEGYARPLVDRIDNENRFIQRLYRPSTTSTEYREHVKDLSCLSKDPRRIVIVDNNPFSFILQPVNGIPCVGFSAGQPQDDQLLEVILPLVQHLSEQRDVRPVLYDRFHMPEWFQRHGIPPLSEPGW from the exons ATGGTCGAGTTGACTCAAACTGAAGTCTACGCGCCTAAGAGTCTGCAAGTGTGGAGAGGTTTGCTGAATTggctctctttcttcttccagATCTTCCTTCAGATCGTTAGAGGAGCTCCGTCGGTGGCTCAGGTCTTCTCCTATATTGGTCTAGGGCATTCGAATTTGCTATCTTCCAGCACTCCGTCATTCAAGCCGCTTCCCGTAGTTGAATTGGAAGAAGTTCATGAGACAGGGATAGAGACGCCTGCTGCTTCGACGCTGCATATTACAAGTGAAAGAGTCAATGATGATCGGCCAGTTGACAGGCTCACG GTAGTTCTTGACTTGGATGAAACTTTAGTGTGTGCATATGAAACATCCAGTTTGCCATCTATAATTCGGACTCAAGCTATTGAATCTGGATTGAAATGGTTTGAGATAGAATGTGTATCTTCAGACAAG GAATGTGATGGAAAACCAAAAATCAACTATGTCACAGTGTTTGAACGTCCAGGATTACGAGAATTTCTGAGACAGCTCAATGAATTTGCTGATCTTGTGTTGTTTACAGCAGGTCTTGAAG GTTATGCCAGACCTTTGGTTGATAGAATAGATAATGAAAATAGGTTCATTCAAAGATTGTATCGGCCTTCTACAACTAGCAC GGAATACAGAGAACATGTTAAGGACCTGTCATGTCTTTCAAAAGATCCTAGGCGCATAGTTATAGTTGATAACAACCCATTCAGTTTCATACTGCAACCAGTAAATGGCATTCCTTGCGTAGGATTTTCTGCAGGACAACCGCAAGATGATCAG CTACTTGAGGTGATCCTGCCACTTGTACAACATCTTTCTGAGCAAAGGGACGTGAGGCCTGTGCTGTACGATAGGTTTCACATGCCGGAGTGGTTTCAAAGGCATGGTATCCCTCCACTGTCTGAGCCTGGGTGGTAA
- the LOC124932160 gene encoding dual specificity tyrosine-phosphorylation-regulated kinase 2 isoform X1 codes for MAVSDIDSVLEFLKENGFSQSESALLDDIVEKSEFRSLEYEKFLFPMIPPPPLLKIPDTHRSTTEGTAVASEDDSAADSSDEFVSMGSSITNLTSSEFVNPYGLCSTTRVSSQASSDRLSQFGTARDYPDFEIQNDLYWFNDQDESANTSSLGKLDSFLCPTQDKFIMTSEVENGIQNNTLYPSADIQSTERNHHFKKNWPFNVSSMDDLKEYQFLDDFKIDHHHERSSEKEDDSLYRCSAPLCACCAEPEGLFRGDLKEEDDEKHACCDSSVKNSTSESAKELKKSDESFGVQRPDNDSNTIGMGLYEPESATHLEEGTTEEELQIYDTNKEEYEIFNLRVIHRKNRTGFEENKELPIVMNSVIAGRYYVTEYLGSAAFSRVVQAQDLLTGVDVCLKIIKNDKDFFDQSLDEIKLLRFVNKHDPGDEYHILRLYDYFYFQEHLFIVCELLRANLYEFQKFNRESDGEPYFTMNRLQLIARQCLEALVYLHQLDIIHCDLKPENILIKSYRRCEIKVIDLGSSCFVTDNVCMYVQSRSYRAPEVILGLPYDQKIDIWSLGCILAELYSGEVLFPNEAVAMLLGRMIGVLGPIDPAMLVNEQETDKYFTKEFDLYHINEETNELEYVIPEESSLEDHLAISDAGFSEFLRDLLEMNPERRLTSKEALHHPWLSYQYS; via the exons ATGGCTGTTTCGGACATTGATTCCGTTCTCGAGTTTTTGAAGGAGAATGGTTTTTCCCAATCCGAATCGGCTCTTTTGGATGATATAGTTGAGAAATCAGAATTCCGGTCCCTCGAATACGAAAAGTTTTTGTTTCCGATGATTCCTCCGCCACCTCTCTTGAAGATTCCGGATACTCACCGATCGACGACGGAGGGAACCGCCGTCGCTTCTGAAGATGATTCCGCCGCTGATTCATCCGATGAGTTTGTCAGCATGGGCTCTTCTATAACTAATTTGACATCTTCAG AGTTTGTAAATCCATATGGACTTTGCAGTACGACCCGTGTGAGCTCCCAAGCTTCATCGGATAGATTATCTCAGTTTGGTACAGCTCGTGATTATCCggattttgaaattcaaaatgACCTGTACTGGTTCAACGACCAAGACGAATCTGCAAACACTTCTAGCTTAGGGAAATTGGATTCATTTCTTTGCCCGACTCAGGATAAATTCATCATGACTTCTGAGGTGGAGAATGGTATTCAGAATAACACGCTCTATCCTAGTGCTGATATTCAATCAACTGAAAGAAATCATCACTTTAAAAAGAATTGGCCTTTCAATGTTTCATCCATGGATGATTTAAAGGAGTACCAATTCTTAGATGATTTCAAGATAGATCATCATCATGAAAGAAGTTCAGAGAAAGAAGATGATTCCCTTTATCGCTGCTCGGCACCTCTTTGTGCCTGTTGTGCCGAACCAGAAGGATTATTTAGAGGTGATctgaaagaagaagatgatgaaaaaCACGCCTGTTGTGACTCCTCGGTGAAGAATTCCACATCTGAATCTGCAAAAGAGTTAAAGAAGAGTGATGAAAGCTTTGGGGTTCAAAGACCTGACAATGATTCAAATACCATTGGAATGGGCTTGTATGAACCCGAATCTGCTACCCATTTGGAGGAGGGTACTACAGAGGAGGAGCTTCAGATATATGATACAAATAAGGAGGAATATGAAATCTTCAATCTTAGAGTCATACACAGGAAAAACAG GACTGGATTTGAAGAAAATAAGGAGCTGCCAATTGTTATGAATAGTGTAATTGCGGGAAGATATTATGTGACAGAGTATTTGGGGTCAGCTGCTTTCAGCAGAGTTGTTCAGGCACAAGATCTACTTACAGGTGTGGATGTTTGCTTGAAGATCATTAAAAATGACAAGGACTTCTTCGATCAGAGCTTGGatgagataaaacttctacggTTTGTTAACAAGCACGATCCTGGGGATGAATACCATATATTACGGCTTTATGATTATTTCTACTTTCAG GAGCACCTTTTCATTGTTTGTGAATTACTTCGGGCAAACTTATATGAGTTCCAGAAATTCAATAGAGAATCTGACGGAGAACCTTATTTTACAATGAACAGGCTGCAG CTAATAGCTCGGCAATGTTTGGAGGCACTGGTATACTTACATCAATTGGATATTATTCACTGTGATCTTAAGCCAGAGAACATTTTGATTAAAAGTTATAGGAGGTGTGAGATAAAAGTGATCGACTTGGGAAGCAGTTGCTTTGTAACTGATAACGTGTGCATGTATGTACAATCACGCTCCTACAGGGCTCCTGAAGTCATACTAGGCCTTCCTTATGACCAAAAGATTGATATTTGGTCCCTTGGCTGCATATTGGCTGAGCTTTACTCTGGGGAA GTTCTGTTTCCTAATGAGGCAGTGGCAATGTTGCTAGGACGCATGATTGGAGTGCTCGGCCCTATTGATCCAGCGATGTTAGTGAATGAGCAAGAGACTGACAAATATTTCACAAAGGAGTTCGATTTGTATCACATAAATGAG GAAACAAACGAATTGGAATATGTAATCCCGGAAGAGAGTTCGTTGGAGGATCATCTGGCGATTTCTGATGCAGGGTTTAGTGAATTTTTGAGGGATCTTTTGGAAATGAATCCAGAAAGACGTTTGACATCAAAAGAGGCATTGCATCACCCTTGGCTATCTTATCAGTACTCTTGA